In the Hyphomonadaceae bacterium BL14 genome, one interval contains:
- a CDS encoding threonine synthase yields MHHFTHLHCSMTGARVAADIAHNLSPEGWPLLARYDLAALKRTADRDAIAARPAHTHPGFWKWRELLPVADDAYVTSLGEVDTPLIDTPATARAIGLKGPLLIKDEGRLPTGSFKARGLALAVSMARQFGIRAMAMPTNGNAGAALSAYGARAGMETWSFCPADTPEVNVREIAAQGGHVYRVNGLIHQCGALVGALKEEMGWFDVSTLKEPYRIEGKKTMGIELAWQLGWTLPDAIFYPTGGGTGLIGMWKAFDEMEALGWIGPERPKMFAVQADGCAPIVRAFEAGEEHATEWLDAATSAAGIRVPKAIGDFLILRAVRASGGAALAVSEAEIEEARALCGAADGLLLCPEGAATLAAARNARAAGLIGADARCVLFNCGSGLKYALPDRARDLDRTKPVTRAMLEG; encoded by the coding sequence ATGCATCATTTCACCCACCTTCACTGTTCCATGACCGGCGCGCGCGTGGCCGCCGACATCGCCCATAATCTATCGCCCGAGGGCTGGCCGCTGCTGGCGCGCTATGATCTGGCGGCGCTCAAACGCACCGCCGACCGCGACGCCATCGCGGCGCGCCCCGCCCACACCCATCCCGGCTTCTGGAAATGGCGCGAGCTGCTGCCCGTGGCCGATGACGCCTATGTCACGAGCCTTGGCGAGGTGGACACGCCGCTGATTGATACGCCCGCCACCGCGCGGGCCATAGGCCTCAAAGGCCCGCTGCTCATCAAGGATGAAGGCCGCCTGCCCACGGGCAGTTTCAAGGCGCGCGGGCTGGCGCTGGCCGTCTCCATGGCGCGCCAGTTCGGGATCAGGGCGATGGCCATGCCCACCAATGGCAATGCCGGCGCGGCGCTGTCGGCCTATGGCGCGCGGGCGGGCATGGAGACCTGGTCCTTCTGCCCGGCCGATACGCCCGAGGTGAATGTGCGCGAGATCGCCGCCCAGGGCGGGCATGTCTACCGGGTCAACGGCCTGATCCACCAGTGCGGGGCGCTGGTGGGTGCCCTCAAAGAGGAGATGGGCTGGTTTGATGTTTCGACGCTGAAAGAGCCCTACCGGATCGAGGGCAAAAAGACGATGGGCATCGAGCTCGCCTGGCAGCTGGGCTGGACCCTGCCTGACGCGATCTTCTACCCCACCGGCGGCGGCACCGGCCTGATCGGTATGTGGAAGGCGTTCGACGAGATGGAGGCGCTGGGCTGGATCGGCCCGGAGCGCCCGAAAATGTTCGCCGTCCAGGCCGATGGCTGCGCGCCCATCGTGCGCGCGTTCGAGGCGGGCGAGGAGCACGCGACCGAATGGCTGGATGCGGCGACCAGCGCGGCCGGCATCCGTGTGCCCAAGGCGATTGGCGATTTCCTGATCCTGCGCGCGGTGCGCGCCAGCGGCGGCGCGGCGCTGGCGGTGAGCGAGGCCGAGATTGAAGAGGCGCGCGCGCTGTGCGGCGCGGCTGACGGGCTGCTGCTCTGCCCGGAAGGCGCCGCCACGCTGGCCGCCGCGCGAAACGCCCGCGCCGCCGGGCTGATCGGCGCCGATGCGCGCTGCGTGCTGTTCAATTGCGGATCGGGTCTGAAATACGCCCTGCCCGACCGCGCACGCGATCTTGACCGCACAAAGCCGGTGACCCGGGCAATGCTGGAGGGCTAG
- the pdxH gene encoding pyridoxamine 5'-phosphate oxidase yields MSGRDAIPPSPSDAEYASEADAAPEDIFAREDPVALFGDWLAEARKREPNDPNAMALGTADGDGLPDVRMVLLKDVDARGFTFYTNTQSAKGLQLETNSKAALCFHWKSLRRQVRVRGAVEPVSDAEADAYFASRARDSRIGAWASKQSRPLESRFALEKAVAAHAAKFHIGDIPRPDFWTGYRVVPVRIEFWRDRAFRLHDRMVFERDRKDTPWRVMRLYP; encoded by the coding sequence ATGAGTGGCCGCGACGCCATCCCGCCCAGCCCGAGCGATGCCGAATACGCAAGCGAGGCCGACGCGGCACCCGAGGACATCTTCGCGCGCGAGGACCCTGTGGCGTTGTTTGGGGACTGGCTGGCCGAAGCGCGCAAGCGCGAGCCCAATGATCCCAACGCCATGGCGCTGGGTACCGCAGATGGTGACGGCCTGCCCGATGTGCGCATGGTGCTCTTGAAGGATGTCGATGCGCGCGGCTTCACATTCTATACCAATACGCAGAGTGCCAAGGGCCTGCAGCTTGAGACCAACAGCAAAGCGGCTTTGTGCTTCCACTGGAAATCCCTGCGCCGTCAGGTGCGCGTGCGTGGCGCGGTGGAGCCGGTCAGCGATGCCGAGGCCGATGCGTATTTCGCCAGCCGGGCGCGTGACAGCCGCATCGGCGCCTGGGCCAGCAAGCAGTCTCGCCCGCTGGAAAGCCGGTTTGCGCTGGAGAAAGCCGTGGCCGCCCACGCGGCCAAATTCCATATCGGCGATATCCCGCGCCCGGACTTCTGGACCGGATATCGCGTCGTTCCCGTGCGCATCGAGTTCTGGCGTGACCGCGCCTTCCGCCTGCATGACCGGATGGTGTTCGAGCGTGACCGCAAGGACACGCCCTGGCGTGTGATGCGCCTCTACCCGTGA
- a CDS encoding A24 family peptidase yields MESLALTLVLFVSLAALAVIDARTMRLPDWLTLPLIAAGLVMAWLTQASLISHAAGALIGYGGLVALEIAYRRLRGRDGIGRGDAKLLAAGGAWCGVWALPLILLAASVSALTVVLVSSLIMRRGPDPSARLAFGPYLALAIALVWAASQAGLTPVLS; encoded by the coding sequence ATGGAAAGTCTCGCCCTGACCCTTGTTCTGTTTGTATCTCTGGCCGCGCTGGCGGTGATTGATGCACGCACGATGCGCCTGCCGGACTGGCTGACCCTGCCGTTGATTGCGGCGGGGCTGGTGATGGCCTGGCTGACACAGGCGTCCCTGATCAGTCACGCCGCCGGGGCACTGATCGGCTATGGCGGACTGGTGGCACTCGAGATTGCCTACCGCCGCCTGCGCGGCCGCGACGGGATCGGGCGTGGCGATGCCAAGCTTCTGGCGGCCGGCGGCGCGTGGTGCGGGGTTTGGGCGCTGCCTCTGATCCTGCTGGCTGCGAGTGTAAGCGCGCTGACTGTGGTGCTGGTGTCATCCCTGATCATGAGGCGGGGGCCGGACCCCTCGGCGCGTCTTGCGTTCGGGCCCTATCTGGCGCTTGCAATCGCGCTGGTCTGGGCGGCGTCGCAGGCCGGTCTGACGCCCGTACTCTCCTGA
- a CDS encoding DUF1499 domain-containing protein, with product MMTILRTIRHLIVGLAAFAAIATPLWFVIAAFGGKFGFWEPIDGFRHVLGLAGFNALNWFGLPGAIGRGFILPLTAGLGLLALIVAIGFRLIFGQANAPGAGGYVAGVLALVVGVAPLALVTSASGDRAAIPPIHDITTDFETPPQFTGALIERRGANANSVDYHAKTDPRSQRPLPEVQAEAYPDVAPLITTAEPALAYRAAHATARDLGWRISTASEGAMMFEAQDVTFWFGFIDDVVVRVTPLDNGGSRVDARSVSRVGMSDLGANAARLRTFFAALESSLGDGVAMAPAPEPVSQPDPAPEAGDGAADRLSPLARAGETRLP from the coding sequence ATGATGACCATCCTGCGTACCATTCGGCATCTGATTGTCGGACTGGCGGCGTTTGCCGCGATTGCAACGCCGCTCTGGTTCGTCATTGCGGCATTCGGTGGCAAGTTCGGCTTCTGGGAGCCGATCGACGGCTTCCGCCATGTGCTGGGGCTGGCGGGCTTCAATGCGTTGAACTGGTTTGGCTTGCCCGGTGCCATCGGGCGCGGGTTCATCCTGCCGCTGACCGCTGGGCTCGGCCTGCTGGCGCTGATCGTGGCCATCGGCTTCCGGCTAATCTTCGGGCAGGCCAATGCGCCGGGTGCGGGGGGCTATGTCGCGGGCGTGCTCGCCCTTGTCGTGGGGGTGGCGCCGCTGGCGCTGGTGACCAGCGCGTCCGGCGATCGCGCGGCCATCCCGCCCATCCATGACATCACCACCGATTTCGAAACTCCGCCGCAATTCACCGGCGCGTTGATCGAGCGCCGCGGCGCCAATGCCAATTCAGTGGACTACCACGCCAAGACCGATCCGCGCTCGCAGCGCCCGCTGCCCGAGGTCCAGGCCGAGGCCTATCCCGATGTGGCGCCTCTGATCACCACCGCCGAACCGGCGCTGGCCTACAGGGCCGCCCATGCCACGGCGCGTGATCTGGGCTGGCGGATCTCCACCGCGTCCGAGGGTGCGATGATGTTCGAGGCCCAAGACGTGACCTTCTGGTTCGGGTTCATCGATGATGTGGTGGTGCGGGTCACGCCGCTGGACAATGGCGGATCGCGTGTGGATGCGCGTTCGGTGTCGCGTGTGGGCATGTCCGATCTCGGTGCCAACGCGGCGCGCCTGCGCACTTTCTTCGCGGCGCTGGAGAGCAGTCTGGGTGATGGCGTGGCCATGGCACCTGCGCCGGAACCCGTGTCTCAGCCTGATCCTGCGCCCGAAGCCGGCGACGGCGCGGCTGACCGGCTCAGCCCGCTTGCGCGTGCGGGCGAAACACGCTTGCCTTGA
- a CDS encoding TIGR03862 family flavoprotein translates to MTRRIAIIGAGPAGLIAAERLAGEGFAVSVYERMPSVARKFLMAGRGGLNLTHREALDAFLDRYGAARDWLEPAIRAFAPDDLIAWCEGLGQPVFTGSSGRVFPKAMKASPLLRAWLARLDALGVTIHVRHTFRGFDDAGRVLIAGPDGRERPVEAAAVILAQGGASWPRLGSTGDWAGRLAARGVEITPFKPANAGFDVRWSALFKARFAGVPLKAARFSHDGRAIRGEAMITAYGMEGGAIYALGAGLRNAIERDGQAVLTLDLAPDTAGDALTKRLSAAKPGQSLSSTLRKQARLAPLGAALVREAGEIPREPQELAVRIKALPIALTGVQGLERAISSAGGIARASVDERFMLKRLPGVFVAGEMLDWEAPTGGYLLQASFASGVAAARGVADWLVDTRALNTGCE, encoded by the coding sequence ATGACCCGGCGCATCGCCATTATCGGGGCCGGCCCTGCAGGCCTGATTGCGGCAGAGCGCCTCGCGGGCGAGGGTTTTGCCGTCAGCGTTTATGAGCGCATGCCGAGCGTGGCGCGTAAATTCCTGATGGCGGGCAGGGGTGGGCTCAACCTGACCCATCGCGAAGCGCTGGACGCCTTCCTTGACCGCTATGGCGCAGCGCGTGACTGGCTGGAACCGGCCATCCGGGCCTTCGCGCCGGATGACCTGATCGCGTGGTGCGAGGGGCTGGGGCAGCCCGTGTTCACCGGCTCCAGCGGACGGGTATTTCCCAAGGCCATGAAGGCCTCGCCGCTTTTGCGCGCCTGGCTGGCCAGACTGGATGCCCTGGGCGTCACGATCCATGTCCGCCATACTTTCCGGGGCTTTGACGATGCGGGCCGTGTACTGATCGCCGGGCCGGACGGACGCGAGCGGCCTGTGGAGGCCGCTGCGGTCATTCTTGCGCAGGGCGGGGCGAGCTGGCCGCGTCTTGGGTCAACGGGCGACTGGGCCGGCCGGCTGGCGGCGCGCGGCGTCGAGATCACGCCGTTCAAGCCTGCCAATGCCGGCTTCGATGTCCGCTGGTCGGCCCTGTTCAAGGCGCGTTTTGCCGGGGTGCCGCTCAAGGCCGCACGCTTCAGTCATGACGGCCGGGCGATCCGCGGGGAAGCCATGATCACGGCCTATGGCATGGAGGGCGGGGCGATCTATGCCTTGGGTGCGGGTTTGCGCAATGCGATCGAGCGTGACGGCCAGGCGGTGCTGACGCTCGATCTGGCGCCCGATACCGCCGGGGACGCCCTGACAAAGCGGCTTTCGGCGGCCAAGCCCGGCCAGTCCCTGTCCAGCACGCTGCGCAAGCAGGCCCGGCTCGCGCCGCTCGGTGCGGCGCTCGTGCGCGAAGCGGGCGAGATACCGCGCGAACCGCAAGAACTGGCCGTGCGCATCAAGGCGTTGCCCATTGCGCTGACGGGCGTCCAGGGCCTTGAGCGGGCGATATCGAGCGCAGGCGGCATCGCGCGCGCATCAGTCGATGAGCGCTTCATGCTGAAGCGATTGCCTGGCGTGTTCGTGGCCGGAGAAATGCTCGACTGGGAAGCGCCGACGGGCGGGTATCTGTTGCAGGCGAGCTTTGCCAGTGGCGTCGCGGCGGCGAGGGGGGTGGCGGACTGGCTGGTTGACACGCGCGCGCTGAACACAGGGTGCGAATAG
- the murD gene encoding UDP-N-acetylmuramoyl-L-alanine--D-glutamate ligase, with translation MRAGRIADYDTLLIWGYGKEGRAVLALARAEAPGIKLAVVDRAPPEDLPGGVAHLDEDALEAAVRAGGRTLIVKSPGVSLYDPRLSAALRAGARLTSQTNLWFERKPAAQRVIGITGTKGKSTSSALLHHMLRALGEDAVLAGNIGEPVIETPPGASTVVAELSSYQCADLIHGPDYGVMVNLMREHIPWHRSLEAYQRDKARLVSLDPNTRAVLNAGDSNLARLFAHRPNTLWYNTPDSFHAPGGVVHLGGEVWGPIPSVPGPHNAVNACAGLSVIADMGLDARAAFDSLSDFHGLPHRLQTVAVKGNVRFVDDSLATTPEALLLALEAFPGEDVALILGGEEREQDYEALAAALERHDRIRAIITLPENGARIGAALAGGRHGAVCVHEDDFERAVARAAAALTSGVVLLSPAAPRGLQFTVFGARGRAFAAAAQALASA, from the coding sequence ATGCGGGCCGGGCGGATTGCCGATTATGACACGCTCCTGATCTGGGGCTATGGCAAGGAAGGCCGCGCGGTGCTGGCGCTGGCGCGCGCCGAGGCACCGGGCATCAAGCTGGCGGTGGTGGACCGCGCACCGCCGGAGGATTTGCCCGGCGGCGTCGCGCACCTCGACGAGGACGCGCTGGAGGCGGCGGTCCGGGCCGGCGGCCGCACGCTGATCGTCAAAAGCCCCGGCGTTTCGCTTTATGATCCGCGCCTGTCAGCGGCCTTGCGCGCGGGCGCGCGCCTGACCAGCCAGACCAATCTCTGGTTCGAGCGCAAACCGGCCGCTCAGCGCGTGATCGGAATTACCGGCACCAAGGGCAAGTCCACCAGCTCGGCGCTCCTGCATCACATGCTGCGCGCGCTGGGCGAGGACGCGGTGCTGGCGGGCAATATCGGCGAGCCGGTCATCGAAACGCCGCCGGGCGCCAGCACAGTGGTGGCCGAGCTGTCCAGCTATCAATGCGCGGATCTCATTCACGGGCCGGACTATGGCGTGATGGTCAATCTGATGCGCGAGCATATCCCCTGGCACCGCTCGCTGGAGGCCTATCAGCGTGACAAGGCGCGCCTGGTCAGCCTCGATCCCAATACCCGCGCCGTGCTCAATGCCGGGGATTCCAATCTCGCCCGCCTGTTCGCTCACCGGCCCAATACGCTCTGGTACAACACGCCGGACAGCTTCCATGCGCCCGGCGGCGTGGTGCATCTCGGCGGTGAGGTCTGGGGGCCGATCCCCAGCGTGCCAGGGCCGCACAATGCGGTGAACGCCTGCGCGGGTCTCAGCGTGATCGCGGATATGGGGCTCGATGCGCGCGCGGCGTTCGACAGCCTGTCCGATTTCCACGGCCTGCCTCACCGGCTCCAGACCGTGGCCGTGAAGGGGAATGTGCGTTTCGTGGACGACTCGCTCGCCACCACGCCAGAAGCCCTCTTGCTGGCGCTGGAGGCGTTTCCCGGCGAGGACGTGGCGCTGATCCTGGGCGGGGAGGAGCGCGAGCAGGATTATGAGGCGCTCGCTGCCGCGCTGGAGCGCCATGACCGCATCCGCGCCATCATCACCCTGCCCGAGAACGGCGCGCGTATCGGCGCAGCGCTGGCGGGCGGGCGCCATGGCGCGGTCTGCGTCCATGAGGATGATTTCGAAAGGGCCGTCGCACGCGCCGCTGCGGCGCTCACCTCCGGCGTGGTGCTGCTGTCGCCCGCCGCGCCGCGCGGGCTCCAGTTCACGGTGTTCGGCGCGCGCGGGCGCGCCTTCGCGGCGGCGGCTCAGGCGCTCGCGTCCGCCTAG
- a CDS encoding TonB-dependent receptor, whose product MLVAPAALAQQPEPAPQAQPQAEDVVTVRGQFIPEPQRRTAQVASFVTLEDLDRAGDGDAALALARVSGLSIVRGQYAYVRGLGDRYSAALLNGSPLPSPEPLRRIVPLDLFPSEILDGIAVQKTYSANYPGEFGGGVIDLRTLRRPEESFLNLSVGTSYNTVTTGRNGIFHRGSSDDWSSWDGGYRDQPDPLRTIIANQTPLNDLTTGQLETLSESLVIPNLLVHQDGTVGADFNAAVDGGFAFEAGGINFGFIAAGGYDSGWTTQESERQRVRGDVIGSQFDVFTTALDTQVNALASLTGEVDAHAVSLTTFFVRSVRKDTQLTRGEDFNAPGGRPLYEESTGWYERELGMVQLAGEHSFGNLNANWRGSFARATRDTPFLQRLRRFEDATGTPIYSTSNQYTIEFTELTDDLYNFGGDLSYAFTLPGARELLLTVGGDRSRTERTFETLFFRMAGGNSLPADVQRARPDFLFSVDNIAPGRFLLAEVQNTQSNYTGDLEVDALFAQADLDITPYIRGTFGVRYEDAVQSVQTFSRFGVLGRGAVLANDYILPSATVTWNFADDLQLRVGYSETIGRPQFRELANSSFFDPESQRSFRGFDGLVDTTMRNYDARLEYYLGRNQFVTGAVFFKQIENPIEEVQFETASFVTETTFFNSPEAELTGVELEYRQTFAFPLDMAWFRDRDWRFGVNYTYTRSEIIAPAGTLVLDPISDSLRDAAFFNLDGAKLQGTPENVVNAQFGWETDTAQLTLLLNWVDERILQRGFDSPSGVLPDVIEEPGVQLDLVYRRSFNVMGREVRLGLSGRNLLDEQSREFQRNNAIGETEFNTYERGRTFSVSLSTGF is encoded by the coding sequence ATGCTCGTCGCGCCAGCCGCCCTCGCCCAACAGCCCGAGCCGGCGCCGCAGGCGCAGCCCCAGGCTGAAGACGTGGTGACGGTGCGCGGGCAGTTTATCCCTGAGCCCCAGCGCCGTACCGCCCAGGTGGCCAGCTTCGTCACCCTGGAAGATCTCGATCGCGCCGGCGACGGCGACGCCGCCCTTGCTCTGGCCCGGGTCAGCGGCCTGAGCATCGTGCGCGGCCAGTACGCCTATGTTCGCGGACTGGGCGACCGGTACTCGGCGGCCCTGCTGAACGGGTCTCCGCTGCCGAGCCCCGAGCCGCTGCGCCGGATCGTGCCGCTCGACCTCTTCCCGTCCGAGATTCTGGACGGCATCGCGGTCCAGAAAACATATTCGGCCAATTATCCCGGCGAGTTCGGCGGCGGCGTCATCGACCTGCGCACCCTGCGCCGGCCCGAAGAATCGTTTCTGAACCTGTCGGTTGGCACCAGCTACAACACGGTGACCACCGGCCGGAACGGCATTTTCCATCGCGGCTCGTCTGACGACTGGTCGAGCTGGGACGGCGGATACCGTGACCAGCCGGACCCGCTGCGGACGATCATCGCCAATCAGACGCCGCTCAATGATCTGACCACAGGCCAGCTTGAAACACTGTCCGAAAGTCTGGTGATCCCCAACCTGCTCGTCCATCAGGACGGCACGGTCGGTGCCGATTTCAATGCGGCAGTCGATGGCGGCTTTGCCTTTGAGGCTGGCGGCATCAATTTTGGCTTCATCGCGGCGGGTGGCTATGACAGCGGCTGGACGACCCAGGAATCCGAGCGTCAGCGCGTGCGTGGCGATGTGATCGGTTCCCAGTTCGACGTGTTCACCACGGCCCTCGACACCCAGGTCAATGCCCTGGCGTCGCTGACCGGTGAAGTGGATGCGCACGCCGTGTCGCTGACCACCTTCTTCGTGCGGTCGGTGCGCAAGGACACGCAGCTGACACGCGGTGAAGACTTCAATGCCCCCGGCGGGCGGCCCCTCTATGAGGAGTCGACCGGCTGGTACGAGCGTGAACTGGGCATGGTTCAGCTGGCCGGCGAGCACAGCTTCGGCAATCTGAACGCCAACTGGCGCGGCTCCTTCGCCCGCGCCACGCGCGACACGCCGTTCCTGCAGCGTCTGCGCCGTTTCGAAGACGCTACCGGAACGCCGATCTACTCGACGTCCAACCAGTACACGATCGAATTCACCGAACTGACGGACGATCTGTACAATTTCGGCGGCGATCTGAGCTACGCGTTCACCCTCCCGGGTGCCCGCGAGCTTCTGCTCACCGTCGGTGGTGACCGGTCGCGGACCGAGCGGACCTTCGAGACCCTGTTCTTCCGCATGGCGGGCGGCAACTCCCTGCCGGCGGATGTGCAGCGCGCGCGTCCGGACTTCCTGTTCTCGGTGGACAATATCGCACCGGGCCGCTTCCTGCTGGCCGAGGTCCAGAACACCCAGTCGAACTATACCGGTGATCTGGAAGTTGACGCCCTGTTCGCCCAGGCCGATCTCGACATCACGCCCTATATCCGTGGCACGTTCGGTGTGCGCTACGAAGATGCCGTGCAATCGGTCCAGACCTTCAGCCGCTTTGGCGTGCTGGGGCGCGGCGCGGTGCTGGCGAACGACTACATCCTGCCGTCCGCGACAGTGACGTGGAACTTTGCGGACGATCTGCAGCTGCGTGTCGGCTACTCTGAAACCATCGGCCGTCCGCAGTTCCGCGAACTGGCCAATTCGAGCTTCTTCGATCCGGAGAGCCAGCGCAGCTTCCGCGGTTTCGACGGCCTGGTCGACACCACGATGCGTAACTATGACGCCCGCCTGGAATACTATCTCGGCCGCAATCAGTTCGTGACGGGGGCGGTCTTCTTCAAGCAGATCGAGAACCCGATCGAAGAAGTGCAGTTCGAGACGGCGTCCTTCGTGACCGAGACAACCTTCTTCAACTCTCCGGAAGCCGAACTGACCGGCGTGGAGCTGGAATACCGCCAGACCTTCGCCTTCCCGCTCGATATGGCCTGGTTCCGGGATCGCGACTGGCGCTTTGGCGTCAACTACACCTACACCCGGTCGGAAATCATCGCGCCGGCCGGTACGCTTGTGCTCGATCCGATCTCGGACTCGCTGCGTGATGCGGCCTTCTTCAACCTGGATGGGGCCAAGCTCCAGGGTACACCGGAGAATGTCGTCAATGCGCAGTTCGGCTGGGAGACCGACACCGCCCAGCTCACCTTGCTTCTCAACTGGGTGGACGAGCGCATCCTGCAGCGCGGCTTTGACTCGCCGTCGGGCGTTCTGCCGGACGTCATCGAAGAGCCGGGTGTCCAGCTGGACCTTGTGTACCGGCGCTCGTTCAACGTCATGGGGCGTGAAGTGCGCCTGGGCCTGAGCGGACGCAATCTGCTCGACGAGCAGAGCCGCGAGTTCCAGCGTAACAACGCGATCGGTGAGACCGAGTTCAACACGTATGAGCGCGGCCGCACCTTCTCTGTGAGCCTTTCGACCGGCTTCTAG
- a CDS encoding PadR family transcriptional regulator — MSEHDELIAAWQAQLRKGAAELAVLSLLTSGEKYGIELLDALSGADGLGISDGTIYPLLKRLERDGRIEARWQQSVTGPPRKYYKLSSDGEAVLAAMKIAWREFRGQLDRITGHDEQGD, encoded by the coding sequence ATGAGCGAGCATGACGAGTTGATTGCCGCGTGGCAGGCACAGCTGCGGAAAGGCGCAGCGGAACTGGCGGTGCTTTCGCTTCTGACATCCGGCGAGAAATACGGGATCGAGTTGCTGGACGCCTTGTCCGGCGCAGACGGCCTGGGCATTTCCGACGGGACGATCTATCCGCTTCTCAAGCGTCTGGAGCGTGACGGCCGGATCGAAGCGCGCTGGCAGCAGAGCGTCACAGGACCGCCAAGAAAATACTATAAGCTCTCATCCGATGGTGAGGCCGTGCTGGCGGCCATGAAGATAGCCTGGCGTGAATTCCGCGGCCAGCTTGATCGGATTACAGGGCATGACGAGCAGGGCGATTGA